The Apium graveolens cultivar Ventura chromosome 11, ASM990537v1, whole genome shotgun sequence genome has a window encoding:
- the LOC141696602 gene encoding uncharacterized protein LOC141696602 — MEASKNKEGSFGLSYPMLTKTNYTTWAIKIKVFMQAHGVWDAIEPKDPKGTVEEKTDKRALAIIYQGIADDMLLTIAEKKTSKEAWGAIKIMCLGADKVKKAKAQTLKSEFESLKMKDTEMLDDFCMKLNGLVSKIRALGETIAEEYVVKKLLRVVPTKFLQIASAIEQFGNLDTMSVEEVIGSLKAHEERLGGQTENEGQQLLLTEDEWLKREGNDRKLFLTREEWLKKSGKAGQSSGSDYHIRDNRMARDRSQVKCYNCAAYGHFAYECRKPKKNRPQRGEANMSFIIDEEPALLMNLCENIKPDVIGITEDKIIVNIKERDENVWYLDNGASNHMTGRREKFEKLDRTVKGEVKFGDGSVVQI, encoded by the coding sequence ATGGAAGCTAGCAAGAACAAGGAGGGGTCATTTGGACTGAGCTATCCTATGCTAACTAAGACGAACTACACCACATGGGCCATCAAGATAAAAGTCTTTATGCAGGCACACGGTGTTTGGGATGCAATAGAACCAAAGGATCCAAAGGGTACAGTCGAAGAAAAAACAGACAAGCGCGCACTAGCCATTATCTATCAAGGGATTGCAGATGACATGTTGTTAACGATAGCAGAAAAGAAAACATCGAAGGAGGCTTGGGGGGCTATAAAAATAATGTGCCTAGGTGCGGATAAAGTAAAGAAGGCTAAAGCTCAGACCCTAAAATCAGAGTTTGAGTCTCTAAAGATGAAAGACACTGAAATGTTGGATGACTTTTGTATGAAATTAAACGGCTTGGTTTCGAAAATCAGGGCGTTAGGAGAGACAATTGCTGAAGAGTATGTCGTTAAAAAGCTACTAAGGGTTGTCCCAACTAAGTTCCTCCAAATTGCGTCTGCAATCGAACAATTTGGTAACTTAGACACTATGTCCGTGGAGGAGGTCATTGGTTCTCTTAAAGCCCATGAGGAACGCTTGGGTGGACAAACGGAGAACGAGGGGCAGCAACTACTCTTGACTGAGGATGAGTGGCTCAAGAGAGAAGGCAACGACAGGAAACTTTTTCTCACTCGAGAAGAGTGGTTGAAGAAGTCAGGAAAGGCTGGGCAAAGCAGTGGTAGTGATTATCACATAAGGGATAACCGTATGGCTCGAGATAGAAGCCAGGtgaaatgttataattgtgcTGCATATGGACACTTCGCTTATGAGTGTCGTAAGCCTAAGAAGAACAGGCCACAAAGAGGGGAAGCAAATATGTCATTTATAATCGACGAAGAACCTGCACTCTTGATGAATTTATGCGAAAACATCAAACCTGATGTGATTGGCATTACCGAGGATAAGATTATAGTAAACATCAAGGAGAGAGATGAAAACGTATGGTATCTTGATAATGGAGCTAGTAATCACATGACTGGACGTCGTGAGAAATTTGAAAAGCTTGACAGGACTGTGAAAGGGGAAGTGAAATTTGGTGATGGCTCAGTAGTCCAAATTTAG